ACTTGGAGGCTTCGAGCTTGAAGCGCCCTTCAGATGGTTTTAAGGGACTTGAGGAGGGTAACTTTAACGACTGGATAGGATTTCCAGCCCTCTTCAATCGTATACTCCTTGAAAAAGTTTCCCTCCTCCCTCAATATCTTCATCAATTCCGAGGAGGTTATGGAGTGCATTCTCACGATACCATAAGCTATCAGGCCGGCCGTAAAGCTATAGCCTAACTCAGTGAGCTTCCCCCTCAGAAGCTCCTTCGGGGCCTCCCCCCAGAGATCGTATATGAGTGCCTTCCTCCCGGGTCTCAGGACCCTGTATATTTCATTGAGCACATTGACAGGGTTCCTCCAGTGATGGAGGGATCCTGTGCTCACCACGAGATCGAATGAATCATCCTCGAAGGGCATTTTATTCGCATCTCCCACTAGAAACTTCACATTCTTCCCCTCAGCGTTCTTCCTAGCTATCCTTATCATATCCTCCGATACGTCAATGCCTATCACCTCAGACCCCGGAAGCACTTCGGATATCCGGAGGGGCAAGTAACCCGGCCCTGTGCCACGTCCAGTATCCTGCCTCCGCTCACCTCCTTAGCTACATCGAGCGCGACATCCTTGTAAAATGCCTGCATTATCCTGCTCCTAGCGAAGAATGAGTAGCTTCTGGTCCCGGGGAAAGGTATCCCCTCTGGCAGCATCTTCACCGGGGCAGCGTCCTGATCTACCTTAAAAATTAGTGATCCTTGAAGCTACTGAGGGTTCTCACACTTACAGAGCTTCGAGACTTTCGAGAGGTACCTCGAGATCTTAACGGCATCCTCAGGTATGCCCCTTATCTCCCCATCCACTACAACCATATGCCTCCTCGCTGGCGGATTCCTGACTATCCTGCAAACTTCCTCAACCAAATGATGGAGTTGGACGCAGTGGAGGGAACCGTCAACTGTGAGCACAGCTATCTCATCATAATCGCCTCTAGCTAGGATTCCAGCGAGCTTAAAGCCTATCATATTAGCGTGTTCCTCCTCAAGGCAGCAACTCAGTTTCGCATAATCATCAAACCCCCGTAATAAATCTTCATTGAGGCAGGAGCCGTATAGGAGGATCTTCCTGAAGCCCCTTAGGTAGCCGGATCTGACGCTCGTATCCATGAGCCGCATAAGAGAAGTAGAGGCCTGAAGTTAAATCCCTTTAGAGTATAGATAGATGTAAGGAGCTCAAGCGATTATTCAACGGAAGGGAATCGATTTCTACGGGAGGTTCGTATCATAAGCTGAAGAGCTCTAATTGAAGCTATCAGTTATTATGTCCACTAACTCTTATTCTCACACACGCATTAGAATTAGATATTGCAATCCCATATCCTTAATATCGTGAAATCTTGCCTCGATGAAAAGAGGATTGAAAGAAGATTAAAAGGGATAGCTGCATGTAGTGAGTCATACGATTGGAAAAAGATATTCTACTTCTCCTCGATTTATGAAGGCAAAAGCTTTTATATTTCTTGATCCTCTGTACGTAGGCGTACGTGCATGTCCGTGAACTTCACCGTGAGGATCCCCAAGAAACTCGCTGAGAGGATGAGGAAGCACAGCGAGATCAACTGGAGCGAGGTCGTCAGGAGGAGCATTGAGGAGTATTTGAGGATGTTGGAGGAGATCAAATATAGGGAGCATAGCGAGGAGCTCATCGAGAGGCTCGGGGTCTCGAAGGATGATCTGAGACCGATGTCTGCTGATGAGGAGATGAGGATGTACGAATTGATGAGGGAGAGAGAGTGGAAAAGGTTAAGCTCTATGACACAAGCGCAGTAATTGAGTTAGTGCTCCACAGGGGATATAAAACTTTGATAGGGGCTATCTCAATTATAACCGTCGTTGAGTGGCCTCCATCCCTGCTCTACGTTCCCGAAGTACTGTATCCCACTAAAGAGGATTATAAGACAGCTGTCGAGTGGCAGATGAAGTTGCGTGAGATAGGGAATCCTCTACCAGCTGCTGATCTCGTTATAGCTGCTACTGCGCTCAATAATGACATGACACTCGTGACCCTCGATAGCCACTTTCAGATCATCGGAGAGATAGAGCCTAAGCTGAGATTAGAGATTCTTCAGTTCTGATTGGTTGGTGGGGATTTACGGAGGAGCTAAACGTTCAGGGGCCTTGAGACTGCTCCATCCCTGAACTTCTTTCAAAGAGACCATTGAGCTCCAAATAAATTTTGGAGAACGACTAGAATATTCAGAACAGTATAGTCCACTCCACAAGCTTCTCCGTCACGGGATCCACCCTGAGTCCCAGTACCTCTAGCGTCGTTACTCCTATCAACACCTTAACATCCGATAGTAGGACGGGCGCGATCCCGCTTCTACCCTCTATCTCTATGAGTGCTCTCGACCTATCTTGCTCTATCCTCCCAGCAGCGGTCTCGACATACCTGCCAGTCACCTGCAGATCCAATTCCGATGCCAAGCTCCTCGGGATTACGGTGAGAGTTGCCCAGTGTCGACTAGAGCATCAGTATCCACGTACTTAGTTCCATCGGGTCTGCCCTATCCTCACCTTAACATGCATGTTCCTCATAAATTCCGAAGAGAATTATAAATTTATTAAGTTAGCAGGTGGAGATTAGAGTGTATGATAAGCAAATCAGGCGAAGCCCTCATCCTCATCCTCCTCATATTAGCGCTGAATATCCAGCCAGCGAATGGGTATAAGGGAGGGAGAATCATAATTTGGGAGCATGGGGAAGTTACCCCATATAATGCACCGATAAGGAGGGAGGGGAACGTCTATATACTGACCGATGACATAAACACCTCAGGAGATGGGATATTAGTCAAAAAGGACGATATAGTGATAGATGGTAATGGTCACACAATCCAAGGATTGATAACTATCTTCAATATCACATCCCCTTACGATACGTCGGGCTATCCTGTCAGCGGGATAATACTGAAAGGGAGAAGGAACGTCGAGATCAGAAACATAACTATTAAGTACTTCACACCCGGTATTCTCATCGAATCTTCCTCTAATTGCAGGGTGATCGGGAGTAGGATGGAGGGTAACGTTCACGGCATCCTCCTCTTCAATTCCTCTGGTAATGTTTTCAAGGAGAATATCATGAAGAACAACGGCTTCGCCATCACTTTATGTAGTAACTCGACGAATAACACTATAGTGGATAATGAGCTAATCAATAATGGATTAGATGTTGATTATTCCTACGCTAACGAGGTCTCAAACAATACTGTGAACGGGAAGCCCCTCGTATATCTGGAGGGGGTCTCCGGGAGAGAGATAGAGGAAGCCGGACAGGTGATATTGATGAAGTGCAATAACATAACAGTCAGGAACCTCCATATATTGAACGCCTCGGTGGGGATAATACTTTGGAAGACAAACAATTCTGTGATAATTAATAACAGAATAGAGGAGTGTGTGGATGGAATACGCCTCAATTACACTACGAACAACATCATTAAGGGGAACGTAATAGTGAGGAGGAGCATATCCGTCTCCTTCCCCCCGCTGGGCGGTCCTTATATGGGCCTCTCGGGAACGGGGATATACCTAGTCAATACGAAAAACTCTTTTGTATCTAACAACGAAATAGTGAAGAACTTTTGGGGAATCCAGCTAGAGGATTCCCCAGATAACGTCGTCAATGGGAATATATTGAGGGATAATTTGGATTGCATTTGTATTCTATCATCCGGGAATACCACTGTAAGCGGGAATAACTTGACGAAATGTGATACGGGCATCAGCAACGTAGTCTCCTCAGATGTCATCATCAAGGGGAATATCGTGGATAGTTGTAATACCGGTATTTCCTTTAGTGGGAACAATAGCATCATTCACGGGAACACTATAAAGAACAGTTCTGAAATTGGCATCTCCATCACTAGCTCCTCAAATAATTGGTTCTTTCACAACAATTTCATCGATAATAAAAAACAGGTGGTAATTGGAGAAGAATCGGCCGATGGGCAGACCGATAATTCGACTAATATATGGGACGACGGAACGAGGGGAAATTATTGGAGCGATTATAAGGAGAGATATCCGAACGCCAGAGAAGTTGATTCGGTATGGGATACTCCATACGTTATTAATGAGAATAATAAGGATAGATACCCGCTCGTGAACCCATTCTCTGGAGAAAGCGTACCTCCTTCAGTTAGACCAACTATCGAGATAACTAGCTCTTTCCAGAGCACCCCATCCAAAACTCAAGAGGAGGGGTACTGGGCTGCGTACATCTTAATACCGATAGTGGCCGCGATCGCAGTAGTACTGAAGAGGAAGCATGATACTAAGCAAGTCTCACGCCCCATGGGAAAGAATAAAGATAGAAGAGATTCCCCTCCGATGAGCTCATAATATTTTTTCCTAAGGACCGGATTTTTAGATGGTGAGCTTTTTTTCGGGCTCAGGGCTCTAAGCTTCATACTAGCTTAAATGATGTCGGGAGATAAAGGTTCATCTACTGGGGATCGGATTGCTCCTCCATCATAGACCGGTCTCGGGAGTCATGAAATCCTAAGCAATTGAATTTTTATATTTTCCATTCCTCTTCCCCTTATGAGGAATTCCCTCATCCTAATCCCCATAATACTGCTCATCCTCGTGGCCTCAGCTCTCTACCTGAACGATATGATCTCATCGGCTAAGAGGATAAGCGTGAACGTTGAGAGGATGGAGATAGCAGGAGCCAGCTTCGAAAAAGTCACAATAAATGTTACTCTTTGCATGGAGAACCCCTCCAGCTACTATTACTCGGCCGAGGAAATGAGGTATGGGATATACGTTGAGGATGCGAAAGTAGGGAACGGGAGCTTGAATAAGATAACAATTCCTCCTGAATCGAGGGTTTGCGAGAGCAGTCTCATGGATCTCTACTACTCTGGCCTCGGGAAAGCGCTTGCAAATCTCCTCTACGAGGGGAAGGTCGATTTGAACGTCAATGGGACTATGAAAGTCAATGTCATCTTCATACCAGTCGAAGTGAAGTTCTCGGAGAGGAAGACGATAAAGCTCTAGCTGGTGATGGGCTGAGGCCAGAGTCTCCGGTTAGGGGATTACTCCACATTTATTCGATTGAGTTCCCATTGTTCTAAGAGCACTAGGGATTCCGGCATATTCCGGAATGCTATAGAGGGGGGATCGAGACATGAAACTCCGCGGAACGCTCACATGAGCACCATCAATTTTTAGGATCTCTTCAGCTCACTCTTACATGATGGACGCGGCCTATATTGTCTACCAAAGAGGCCGATGAAGCTATCTTCAACGCTCCTGGCTGTCGGAGGAGCTGAGAGGACAGCATTTATGGATGAACAGCAGGCTCTTATCTTCGATAGGCCCTCCCAAGGAGCTCACGCCCTCATATAGATCACATCTATCTCCTCCATCTCGACGTCCCCGTCCCCGTTGAGGTCCCTCCACCTTATTACAGCTGAGGTGAAGTAAAGCCCTGTAGAGAGCCACATTATCGCAGCCTTGGTCCCGAATCTGTGCACCCCCATGAGGTAAATCCTCCCCTCCCTGAAGGTCAGGAGGGCATAATCCAACTTCCCCCATAAGCTCCTGTAAACGCTCCGATTTATCCTGAGCTCATCCCTCCCGAAGTTGGCCTCGTAGATCCTGCTCCTCGGGTTTGCGAAGGGCCCACCCACTATTATCCTGCAATCCTCCCCCACCTCAGCCCCCGGCTGCGCTTCCCTAAGCGACCTCTCATCCACTTCAGATGCCACGCAGTAAGCTGGATTCGATGATAGGAGCAGCTTCATGAGACCCCTCCTCATCACACCCTCAGCTGGCTTTCCAATTATGGAGTAGCCGGTCCCATCATCCCCCCAGGGGGCCTCAGCCCAGTGGAAGAAGCCCGATATCCTGGGAGCCTCTACCTCCAAGAAAAGGCTCCATAGGCGGGCCTGCTCACCATAATCCACCTCAGATTTAATTTTCCAATCCCATGGTCTCTCATGAGCATTTTTTATGCTTCTATAACCGATCTCCGTGAATATTATCGGCTTCCCGTATTTGAGGAGGGGCTCTATGCTCTCTGCGTGAATCCTGTCCCAGTCCCCCACTGGATAGTAAGCATCTATCCCTATGAAATCGAGCAGGTCCCAGAAGGAAGTCTCCTCAGACCCCCAGTTGGCCGAGTAACCGAGGATTCCGCTGTAATTCCTCCTTACCTCCTTCACGAGTTCCCTGAATTCCTCCCTCTTATCTATGGAGCAGAGCTCAGCCCCTAAGATGAAGCCGTCAGCTCCAAGCCTGGAGTAGCGGATGAGGTAAGATTTGTAGCTCTCGAGCCAGGAGCTCATATCCTCTGGCATCACATCCCCTCCCCATCCAGAGTCGAGGTAGATAGCTACCCTCAGGAGGACCCTGAACCCCATTTCCCTCGCCTTAGAGATAGCGAGCCTTATCTCATCATCCTCCGGCGTGTACTCGAACCTCCTGACGTAACTCGAATTAGGAGAATCCATCTTGAGGTATACGGTCAGGAGGACGCTATCGAACCCTATTTCCCTCAGCTTCCGGAGGGTGGACTCGAGCCAATCATAATTGAATCCCCAGAGGGCGATATTAGCCCCTCTGAAGGAGAGATCAGAAGCCTGGGAAGGGGCGTGGAGCTGCAGGATGAGTATGAGCATTATGGCTTTAAGCAACTCATCACCTCTCATTGGTTTCGGGAGGCTAAGGCTGATAACTCGAAAGGAGTTTAAAATAAAAAGGAAAAGGGGGATTAAGCTGGAGGCAGTTCTGCATAGATCGTTTTGACGTCTATACCGCGTTTCTCATTATATGCTAGGTATGCTATGTACACAGCAGAGCCCGCTCCGAGGAATATGCTTATCACGAGCATTCCAATGATTTGGACTTGAGTTGCCGATATCAGGAAGAAGAGGAAGTTGGCGGCCCACCCCCATATCCCTATTATAGTGAGAACAGGCACCCCCGCTATGCTCCAAGCGATAGGAGACCTCTCATAGAGATCTCTCCTCGTATAAGGTAGAAGGGCTCCAGCAAAACAACCAAGCATTCCAGTAAACATGGCTAAGTTAGAGGAGACTCCAGCCACAGCCCAATCGCTTCCAAAGTATGGCAGTACGAGGAATAGAAGTCCAAATATCAGTGTTAAGGTGATCGCCCAGTATGGGGAGTGGAACCTCGAATCTACAGCAGCGAACATCTCCGGGAAGAACCTGTCAAATGCCCACGCGAAGACTATCCTAGTGGCCACTAAGAAGAAGGCGGGGAGATCCTTCAGAAGCACTATCCCGACGAAGACCCCGTTAATCACCTGCAACCACTCAAGCCCCCTGGGAACGAGGGGTATCGTGAAGGAGGTCACAGCACCCGGAGGGAGCAGATAGGAGGTATCAGGAACTCCTATAAGAGCTGCGACATCCTTGGCCCCGAGACTCTTCAGCACGTAGTTGTAAAGTACGGTGAAGTAGACCCTATCCGCTGGGATGTTATGCTTAGCTAGGTAGTCCATGGCTCCAGGTACCTTCGCGAGCACATCCTGAGGAACTACGTAGGCTGAGTAGGCGAGTAACGGCAGTCCAACGTAATAAATCATTATTATCAGTGTCCCTAGCGTCTGAGCAATGAAGAGTGATTTCACCGGGGTTTTCAGCTCTCCTCCCACGTAAACTGCTGCTGTTATTCCCAGATATGCGAATACAGCTCCGGTTGTAGTATTCATCGTATCCGCTATACTGAATGGGGCCAGAGGGAGATCTCCCTTTGCCATTCCTATCTCAAATGCCTTGCTAACTATCTTCTCATAGGCACCAGCGCCATAAAGACTGTCCCATCCCCTAACAGCTCCCATCGGAGCTAGCCCCCATATCCCCAAGATCACCAAGTTGGTCAGGCATCCTAAAATAGCTATTACACCGAGTACGTTTATTACCCAGCCATAAACCCTCATACCTAGGTATGCTATAACCCCGAATATGAGGGCGAATGTGAATGCGAGGACCAAGTGACCCTGCGTCGTCGCCATCCATTTGGCCATTCCCAGGAGGGAGGCGTCATGAAGGGCTATGCCAGCAGCAGTGATAGAGCCTGCGAAGAAATCGACCGACATCCATGACAGGAGTCCGTAGCTCACTGCCTCCTTCACCCAGAAAGCCCAGGAGGCGATAAAGCCCATGGCCGGGCTCATACCTCTCGAGATGAATATGTAGTCCCCTCCGGTCCTCGGCATCATAGCTCCCATCAATGTGTAGATCAGGGCAGTCGGTAGAGCTAGGAGGACCCCTGTTAATAAGAATGCCAATGGAATATCAGCTCCAGGGGCAGTGTATATACCAATCACGGCCATCTTATGTACTCCTCCTCCTACCACGTGTGAGAACACTATCATGAATGCCGTGAAAGGTCCAACGGTTCTGACAAGACCTGAGGCCCTCCTAACGAATAATGTGGGCACCTCCGATCCCATGCGCATCACCATCCATCGAATTCACAGTCCCTCCCTGAGGGGGGACACCCATACCGGGGGGACATTAATTTAATCTTTTCCCACCACGGGGAGGGGAGTACAGCAGGAGAGCTCCCAAAAACAGTTAAAGATTTTTTAAAAATAAAAGGTCAATTAAACTATTTGATAAGAATTATAATTTGCTTATCACTGGATAGAAAGCTTAATTATATTCAAAATACGATCCCTCATTCATCAATACTACTTAATGATCAGCCTCGCGGCGATCAGGGAGCTGAATAATCACCAGGGGTCGTTGTAAACCTCGAGCCTCATGAGATCGACGGGCTCTTCGATCACTTCCTCGACTCTCCATCCAGCTCTCTCCAAAGCTACTATATAGTTCTAGCTCTTCCGCAAGCCTCCTGGCCTCCCTAATGCATAACTCACAGGTATCTATTCCAGTGACAGAACCATGGCAGCTAACCTGTTCGAGATCCTATAGGATATCTCCCTCAGGAAGTTGAGGTCATGAGAGACGGCCATCATGGAAGCAGTTCTTCGCCTCGCGAGTTTGATTAGCTTCAATAAGCGTTTCTTCCTTCCATCGACTTAGGGTAGATACTCGAAAGGAATTAAAAAGGGGCTAATACTCTATACTGAGAGGATAGACTGGGGCATCTGCGGATTTCAACGCAATCAATTCTTATAAAAGGAGATTGGGGACTTCGCTTATGGATTTGCTCTCATTCATAGCGGAGGTGGAAGCGATAACAGTGTCCGGAGCCCTCTCCCCTGGGCCCCTAACGGTGTCAGCAGCTGGCCTAGGGATCAGGAGCGGGAAGAGAGCTGGGCTCCTAGTATCCTTAGGTCACATGGCCTTCGAGTTCCCCCTAGTCCTCCTCATATCAACTGGCCTCTCCATAGCTCAGAGCTTCAAACAGCTCCTCTCCATCATAGGGGGAGCTTTCCTCCTCTACTTCGCCCTCACTCAGATCAGATCTTTGGGGAAAGTCAGAATAGATGCCTCCGAGAGAAATGGGAATGCTTTCATCGCGGGCATCTTACTAACTGCGCTCAACCCATACTTCATAATCTGGTGGCTCACTGTGGGGGCTAAGCTAGTCATGGACTCCATGCAGTTCCCACTGGGGGTGATGCTCATGTATGCCCTTCACGTCTGGATGGATTTCGCATGGCTCACTTTCGTAGCTTATGTTTTTTACAGGGGTAGCAGGTTGAACGAGTCCCTCCTCAAAGCGATAATGGGTATCCTGAGCCTCATCCTGATCTTCTTCGGGCTGGAGTTCATATATAATGCATTCAGGTAGATCCTCATGGGGATGAGATGAAGGTACGATTCGATCCGGAGGCGGATATACTCTACATACTCATCAAGGAAGGCCCCTTGAAGGATACTGTAGAGATAGCGGAGGATCTCTTCATCGAGATAGCGGAGGACGGCTCTATAGCTGGTCTGGAGGTCTGGAGAGCATCGAAGAACTTGCTGGAGCACATAAAATGATGAAAAACTTGAAATCCCCCTTTCATCTTCAAGCTTTTACTCCATCCTCGCGGATCATCAACAGTCCTCAAGCACAGTCAAGCTAATAGCCCCAGCTGAAATCCCCAGACCTAGGTGGGAAATTGGAGCGTAGGATGGTGAAGTCTTTCAATCCTCTTTTCATCGAGACTTGGTCGTCATCACTCCGACGATCTCAAACGTGTTACTCTTTCAATCCTCTTTTCATCGAGACAAGCAAAAGCCGCGGAGCAGAAGGGAAACGTGGTTCTCGCTTTCAATCCTCTTTTCATCGAGACATATACTCTAACAATCCATATAGTAGCTCAGGGCTCTATTTAACTCTTCCCACGGACCCCCTCCGATAGTTTACGGGAGCGTGAATGCTCGAGGGGTAAAGTACCCTCCATCAGCCTTCTCCATCCTCCTCTATCCCTTTAGGATCATTTACTTCCTCCTCTCATCCAATTCATGTTTTTAAGCTGAAGCTGAACTTAGATCCTGTGGAGACGACGCAATACGGTCATCTCCTCATAGACGGTTTCGGGGTCTCCCTGAGGAAGAGGAGGGGGAGGATCCTCATACTATCTAAGGGGGAGAAGAAGGAGATCCCGATGAAATCCGTGAAGGAGGTCGTCATAATAGGGAAGGCAGCTTTATCATCAGAGCTCCTCAAAGCCCTAGCTCAATCCGGGACTGATCTTCTGATAGCGACGCCCACCGGGAGGCCGGTGGCTAGACTCATCCCAGCTAAGGCCGGGGGTACAGCGAGGAATAGGTACGAGCAGTACAAATCGCTCGAGGATAGGAGGGGGATCGAGATAGCTAGAGCTGTGATAGTCGGGAAGATAAGGAATCAGGCCTCTAACCTCAGTTACTACTCTAAGGCGAGGAGGATGGATGAGGAGCTCTCTTCGGAGCTATACGATGCAGCTCAGCAGCTGAAGAGGGAGATGGAGGAGCTCA
The sequence above is drawn from the Candidatus Korarchaeum cryptofilum OPF8 genome and encodes:
- a CDS encoding DUF2283 domain-containing protein, whose translation is MKVRFDPEADILYILIKEGPLKDTVEIAEDLFIEIAEDGSIAGLEVWRASKNLLEHIK
- a CDS encoding aspartyl protease; protein product: MASELDLQVTGRYVETAAGRIEQDRSRALIEIEGRSGIAPVLLSDVKVLIGVTTLEVLGLRVDPVTEKLVEWTILF
- a CDS encoding methyltransferase domain-containing protein, translating into MIGIDVSEDMIRIARKNAEGKNVKFLVGDANKMPFEDDSFDLVVSTGSLHHWRNPVNVLNEIYRVLRPGRKALIYDLWGEAPKELLRGKLTELGYSFTAGLIAYGIVRMHSITSSELMKILREEGNFFKEYTIEEGWKSYPVVKVTLLKSLKTI
- a CDS encoding PIN domain-containing protein, with the protein product MEKVKLYDTSAVIELVLHRGYKTLIGAISIITVVEWPPSLLYVPEVLYPTKEDYKTAVEWQMKLREIGNPLPAADLVIAATALNNDMTLVTLDSHFQIIGEIEPKLRLEILQF
- a CDS encoding APC family permease, with the protein product MGSEVPTLFVRRASGLVRTVGPFTAFMIVFSHVVGGGVHKMAVIGIYTAPGADIPLAFLLTGVLLALPTALIYTLMGAMMPRTGGDYIFISRGMSPAMGFIASWAFWVKEAVSYGLLSWMSVDFFAGSITAAGIALHDASLLGMAKWMATTQGHLVLAFTFALIFGVIAYLGMRVYGWVINVLGVIAILGCLTNLVILGIWGLAPMGAVRGWDSLYGAGAYEKIVSKAFEIGMAKGDLPLAPFSIADTMNTTTGAVFAYLGITAAVYVGGELKTPVKSLFIAQTLGTLIIMIYYVGLPLLAYSAYVVPQDVLAKVPGAMDYLAKHNIPADRVYFTVLYNYVLKSLGAKDVAALIGVPDTSYLLPPGAVTSFTIPLVPRGLEWLQVINGVFVGIVLLKDLPAFFLVATRIVFAWAFDRFFPEMFAAVDSRFHSPYWAITLTLIFGLLFLVLPYFGSDWAVAGVSSNLAMFTGMLGCFAGALLPYTRRDLYERSPIAWSIAGVPVLTIIGIWGWAANFLFFLISATQVQIIGMLVISIFLGAGSAVYIAYLAYNEKRGIDVKTIYAELPPA
- a CDS encoding LysE family transporter → MDLLSFIAEVEAITVSGALSPGPLTVSAAGLGIRSGKRAGLLVSLGHMAFEFPLVLLISTGLSIAQSFKQLLSIIGGAFLLYFALTQIRSLGKVRIDASERNGNAFIAGILLTALNPYFIIWWLTVGAKLVMDSMQFPLGVMLMYALHVWMDFAWLTFVAYVFYRGSRLNESLLKAIMGILSLILIFFGLEFIYNAFR
- a CDS encoding LEA type 2 family protein yields the protein MRNSLILIPIILLILVASALYLNDMISSAKRISVNVERMEIAGASFEKVTINVTLCMENPSSYYYSAEEMRYGIYVEDAKVGNGSLNKITIPPESRVCESSLMDLYYSGLGKALANLLYEGKVDLNVNGTMKVNVIFIPVEVKFSERKTIKL
- a CDS encoding right-handed parallel beta-helix repeat-containing protein, coding for MISKSGEALILILLILALNIQPANGYKGGRIIIWEHGEVTPYNAPIRREGNVYILTDDINTSGDGILVKKDDIVIDGNGHTIQGLITIFNITSPYDTSGYPVSGIILKGRRNVEIRNITIKYFTPGILIESSSNCRVIGSRMEGNVHGILLFNSSGNVFKENIMKNNGFAITLCSNSTNNTIVDNELINNGLDVDYSYANEVSNNTVNGKPLVYLEGVSGREIEEAGQVILMKCNNITVRNLHILNASVGIILWKTNNSVIINNRIEECVDGIRLNYTTNNIIKGNVIVRRSISVSFPPLGGPYMGLSGTGIYLVNTKNSFVSNNEIVKNFWGIQLEDSPDNVVNGNILRDNLDCICILSSGNTTVSGNNLTKCDTGISNVVSSDVIIKGNIVDSCNTGISFSGNNSIIHGNTIKNSSEIGISITSSSNNWFFHNNFIDNKKQVVIGEESADGQTDNSTNIWDDGTRGNYWSDYKERYPNAREVDSVWDTPYVINENNKDRYPLVNPFSGESVPPSVRPTIEITSSFQSTPSKTQEEGYWAAYILIPIVAAIAVVLKRKHDTKQVSRPMGKNKDRRDSPPMSS
- a CDS encoding glycoside hydrolase family 113 — encoded protein: MLKAIMLILILQLHAPSQASDLSFRGANIALWGFNYDWLESTLRKLREIGFDSVLLTVYLKMDSPNSSYVRRFEYTPEDDEIRLAISKAREMGFRVLLRVAIYLDSGWGGDVMPEDMSSWLESYKSYLIRYSRLGADGFILGAELCSIDKREEFRELVKEVRRNYSGILGYSANWGSEETSFWDLLDFIGIDAYYPVGDWDRIHAESIEPLLKYGKPIIFTEIGYRSIKNAHERPWDWKIKSEVDYGEQARLWSLFLEVEAPRISGFFHWAEAPWGDDGTGYSIIGKPAEGVMRRGLMKLLLSSNPAYCVASEVDERSLREAQPGAEVGEDCRIIVGGPFANPRSRIYEANFGRDELRINRSVYRSLWGKLDYALLTFREGRIYLMGVHRFGTKAAIMWLSTGLYFTSAVIRWRDLNGDGDVEMEEIDVIYMRA